A window of the Cannabis sativa cultivar Pink pepper isolate KNU-18-1 chromosome X, ASM2916894v1, whole genome shotgun sequence genome harbors these coding sequences:
- the LOC133031812 gene encoding uncharacterized protein LOC133031812 — protein MKMLMRKRFVLSHYYRGLYQKLQRLIQGSKSVDEYYKEMEVAMIRANVEEDREATMARFLHGLNREIADIVELQHYVELTDMVHQAIKVEEQLKRKGMARRGQPMATTSPWKAAPRRDEQLQNKPKFEPSKNVKPTPATTLGNTETSTSKTRDIKCFKCQGRGHIASHVNKRVMMINAQGELESEDEEEVDDDDMPHLEYADDEQNAVVGDLLVARRILNMQQVKEEEINQRENLFHTRCFVNNKVCNVIIDGGSCTNVASTYLVEKLALTTLKHPHPYRLQWLNDCGEIKVTRQVLVALSIGKYEDKVLCDLVPMHAQTMAV, from the exons ATGAAAATGCTTATGAGGAAGCGTTTTGTACTCAGCCACTATTATAGGGGATTGTATCAAAAGTTGCAGAGGCTAATTCAAGGCTCCAAGAGCGTGGATGAGTATTACAAGGAGATGGAGGTAGCTATGATCCGGGCTAACGTAGAAGAGGACCGAGAAGCCACCATGGCTAGGTTTTTGCACGGTTTAAATCGTGAGATTGCGGATATAGTCGAGTTGCAACATTATGTTGAGTTGACAGATATGGTGCATCAAGCCATAAAGGTGGAGGAACAACTCAAACGGAAGGGAATGGCTAGGAGGGGACAACCTATGGCTACCACCAGCCCATGGAAGGCAGCTCCAAGGAGGGATGAGCAGCTGCAAAATAAGCCAAAATTTGAACCCTCAAAGAATGTCAAACCAACGCCTGCCACTACTTTAGGTAACACCGAGACTTCTACTTCTAAAACACGTGATATTAAGTGTTTTAAATGTCAGGGGCGGGGACACATAGCCAGCCATGTAAACAAAAGGGTGATGATGATAAACGCCCAAGGAGAGCTTGAGTCGGAGGATGAGGAAGAAGTAGATGATGATGACATGCCACATTTAGAATATGCCGATGATGAGCAAAATGCTGTGGTTGGAGATTTATTAGTAGCAAGGCGCATTCTCAATATGCAGCAGGTCAAGGAGGAGGAAATTAACCAAAGGGAGAACTTGTTTCATACGCGGTGCTTTGTCAATAACAAAGTTTGCAATGTCATTATCGATGGAGGGAGTTGTACAAATGTAGCCAGCACTTATTTGGTGGAGAAACTAGCCTTAACCACCTTAAAACATCCTCATCCTTACCGGCTTCAGTGGCTGAATGATTGTGGGGAAATCAAGGTGACAAGGCAAGTGTTGGTGGCATTATCCATTGGCAAATATGAGGATAAGGTGCTTTGTGATTTGGTTCCTATGCATGCACAG ACCATGGCAGTATGA